One window of the Camelina sativa cultivar DH55 chromosome 1, Cs, whole genome shotgun sequence genome contains the following:
- the LOC104709264 gene encoding uncharacterized protein LOC104709264, translating to MYWKHKISQSWFHSGDKNTSYFHGCVKYKRLKNKVTSLLDKHGNEAFHEGSKGSIVVEYFMDLFTSSNPNIFEELVEGMAPQVTEEMNRQLTTLVSNVEIKQAAFSVDGWTDVFFNRYWDIIGQDIIKEVKEFFTHGRLISDYILIAHEIVNVLRTNAKFNEKFVAIKTNMAKAYDRVKWDFLKCIHEDGILWCLDSVDNI from the exons ATGTACTGGAAACATAAAATTAGTCAATCTTGGTTTCATTCGGGTGACAAGAATACGTCTTATTTCCATGGATGTGTGAAGTACAAGAGGTTGAAAAACAAAGTGACCTCGTTGTTAGACAAACATGGTAATGAGGCTTTTCACGAAGGCTCTAAGGGTAGCATTGTAGTTGAGTACTTTATGGATTTGTTTACGTCTTCAAACCCAAATATTTTTGAGGAATTGGTTGAAGGTATGGCGCCACAAGTTACTGAGGAAATGAATAGACAGCTGACAACTCTAGTATCTAATGTTGAAATCAAACAAGCTGCTTTTAGTGTGGATGGATGGACTGATGTTTTTTTCAACCGGTATTGGGACATCATTGGTCAGGATATCATAAAGGAAGTAAAGGAGTTTTTCACTCATG GTAGGCTCATTTCTGATTACATATTGATAGCCCATGAGATTGTGAATGTTTTGCGGACTAATGCTAAGTTCAATGAGAAGTTTGTGGCAATCAAAACGAATATGGCTAAGGCGTATGATCGTGTTAAGTGGGATTTCCTGAAATGTATTCATGAAGATGGGATTTTATGGTGTCTGGATTCAGTGGATAACATCTAG
- the LOC104793466 gene encoding probable ADP-ribosylation factor At2g15310 has protein sequence MGAKFSRIAKRFLPKSKVRILMVGLDGSGKTTILYKLKLGEVVTTVPTIGFNLETVEYKGINFTVWDIGGQEKIRKLWRHYFQNAQGLIFVVDSSDNERMSEARNELHRILTDNELEGACVLVFANKQDSRNALPVAEVANKLGLHSLSKRCWLIQGTSAISGQGLYEGLEWLSTTIPSKPERSTSVGGSFRNNSYERTLVRGLRY, from the exons ATGGGGGCTAAATTTTCACGTATAGCGAAAAGGTTTCTTCCTAAAAGTAAAGTGAGAATTTTGATGGTGGGTCTTGATGGTTCAGGGAAAACTACCATCCTTTACAAGCTCAAGCTTGGAGAGGTTGTGACAACAGTGCCTACTATAG GGTTCAACCTGGAGACCGTAGAATACAAAGGCATCAATTTCACTGTATGGGATATAGGAGGCCAAGAGAAG ATTCGCAAACTGTGGAGACACTATTTTCAGAACGCGCAGGGGCTCATCTTTGTGGTGGACAGTAGTGACAATGAAAGGATGTCAGAAGCTCGAAACGAGCTTCATCGCATACTAACCGAT AATGAACTGGAAGGTGCATGTGTACTCGTCTTTGCGAACAAGCAAGATTCAAGAAATGCTTTACCAGTAGCAGAGGTTGCAAACAAACTTGGTCTGCACAGCCTATCCAAACGTTGTTG GCTTATACAAGGAACCTCAGCCATCTCAGGGCAAGGCTTATACGAAGGACTCGAATGGCTATCCACAACAATCCCGAGCAAACCCGAACGGTCTACTTCGGTTGGTGGTAGTTTCCGGAATAATTCCTATGAGAGGACGCTAGTACGAGGCCTGAGATATTAG